A stretch of Apis cerana isolate GH-2021 linkage group LG1, AcerK_1.0, whole genome shotgun sequence DNA encodes these proteins:
- the LOC133665797 gene encoding cationic amino acid transporter 3, producing MASRLWKALSRRRIDENLENKSELARVLGLFDLTALGVGSTLGLGVYVLAGSIAKETAGPAVCISFLIAAIASGFAGMCYAEFASRVPKAGSAYVYSYVTVGEFIAFIIGWNLILEYIIGTASVARGLSNYLDALIGNVISETLHSMMPISVSFLSEYPDFFAFTVVILLIILLSVGVKESSILNNIFTVINLMTILIIIIAGSIKADPANWRISINDIPESEQQHAGSGGFMPFGISGVMIGAAKCFYGFVGFDAVATTGEEAKNPQRNIPIAIVVSLIIILMAYFSISTVLTMMWPYYDQNADAPFPYVFDKIGWPTIKWIVNIGAAFALCTSMLGAMFPLPRILYAMGNDGIIFKRLANVHPKTMTPIFGTVVSGLFTGIMTLIFNLQQLIDMMSIGTLLAYTIVAISVLILRYQGKECTSNTQSITPIDGYKLTPLNILKQIVNLQNQKEVTEMSIKVAKYSIAILCVVIFITAFFISYVDTEVFGKNVIESVILIVLVNILLLIIIIIARQPVHEIDLAFKVPLVPLLPCCSIFINLYLMLQLDAFTWMRFSIWMVIGLTIYFFYGISHSEQGKKDKIEAEMIKRKYADQVRIVTRF from the exons ATGGCCAGCCGGTTGTGGAAGGCGCTGTCCCGAAGGCGGATAGATGAAAATCTTGAGAATAAAAGCGAACTAGCTCGAGTTTTAGGCTTATTCGATCTCACAGCACTTGGCGTGGGTTCGACTCTTGGCCTTGGTGTTTATGTCCTTGCTGGTAGCATTGCCAAAGAGACGGCTGGTCCAGCCGTCTGCATTTCTTTTCTCATTGCAGCTATCGCTTCCGGGTTTGCCG GGATGTGTTATGCAGAATTTGCTTCCAGAGTTCCGAAAGCAGGATCAGCATATGTTTATAGTTATGTAACAGTAGGAGAATTCATTGCTTTTATTATAGGgtggaatttaattttggaGTATATAATAG gtaCAGCAAGTGTCGCCCGAGGACTTAGTAATTATTTGGATGCTTTGATAGGAAATGTAATAAGTGAAACATTGCATTCTATGATGCCTATAAGCGTTTCGTTTTTATCAGAATATCCAGACTTCTTCGCGTTTACTGTAGTAATACTTCTCATAATATTACTAAGCGTAGGCGTGAAGGAAtcgtcaattttaaataatatattcactgTAATAAACTTGATGaccattttaataatcataattgcaGGATCTATTAAag ctgATCCAGCTAATTGGAGAAtatcaataaatgatatacCAGAATCAGAACAACAACATGCAGGATCAGGAGGTTTTATGCCCTTTGGTATAAGCGGGGTGATGATCGGGGCAGCAAAATGTTTTTATGGTTTCGTAGGATTTGACGCTGTTGCTACTACTGGCGAAGAAGCTAAAAATCCTCAACGCAACATACCTATAGCCATTGTTGTTtccttaattataattttaatggctTATTTTAGTATTTCGACTGTATTAACTATGATGTGGCCTTATTATGACCAA aaTGCCGATGCACCATTTCCATatgtattcgataaaattggaTGGCCTACTATTAAATGGATTGTTAATATCGGTGCAGCATTTGCATTATGTACAAGTATGCTCGGAGCCATGTTTCCCTTACCGCGAATACTTTATGCTATGGGTAATGAcgggataatttttaaacgactTGCAAACGTACATCCGAAAACGATGACACCTATTTTCGGTACAGTGGTTTCCGGTTTATTCACAGGAATTATGacacttatttttaatcttcaacAATTAATTGATATGATGTCTATCGGAACGTTGTTAGCATATACGATCGTTGCAATAtccgttttaatattaag atatcaaGGAAAAGAATGTACATCAAATACTCAGTCTATAACACCAATAGATGGTTATAAGTTAACAccacttaatattttaaaacaaattgtcAATTTGCAGAATCAAAAAGAAGTAACTGAGATGTCTATTAAAGTTGCAAAATACAGTATTGCAATTTTAT gtgtcgttatatttattactgcATTTTTCATTAGTTATGTTGATACCGAAGTATTTGGCAAGAATGTAATAGAATCTGTGATATTAATAGTACTtgtaaacatattattattaatcataattattattgcaagACAACCTGTTCATGAAATTGATCTAGCATTTAAg GTACCATTAGTCCCACTTCTTCCATGTTgcagtatttttataaatttatatttgatgttGCAATTAGATGCTTTCACTTGGATGAGATTTTCTATTTGGATGGTTAtag gtcttactatttatttcttttacggCATATCTCACAGTGaacaaggaaaaaaagataaaattgaagctgaaatgataaaacgaaaatatgcTGACCAAGTTAGGATCGTAACcagattctaa